GAACAGAAAAGAAAATTATTGAAGTGCTAATTGATGAGTTTATCAGTGGCGAAGCATCTGCATATAATCCAATGGAGCGTGTTGCTATTGCTATTGCACGCAGTGCATGTCTAAAAAGTGGCAAAGTGCTTTCCGCAAGAGAGATGGCTGTTCTTTTTAATGACCTGATGCAATGTGAAATGCCTTATTTTACCAAAAGTGGTAAAGCAATAATTTTTAAATTAGAAAAGAATGAAATTGACCGAAAGTTTGAAAAAAGCTAATGACTATTTAAACCAAAGAAAATAACATCTGTTGGAAATGATTAAATACGGAAACCTATCTTCGTACCGTTTAACAATGGATTACCAAAATTTGTAATCGCTTTTTATGCAGGAATTTCGACCTTCAAGTTTCAAACTGTTACCTGATGTAATTAAAAATATTATGATCGTTAGTGCATTGGCATTCTTTGCTGATCTGGCACTCAACAAAATCGGGTTTGACCTTAATGCTTTTGCCGGGCTTTATTTGCCTGCTTCGGAACATTTTCATTGGTGGCAGTATTTGTCATACATGTTTTTACATGGCAGCCTAACCCATATTTTTCTCAACATGTTTGCCTTCTGGATGTTTGGTGGTATCTTGGAAAATTTGTGGGGGCCAAAAAGATTTCTGATTTTTTTCTTGGTTACAGGACTTGGTGCAGCATTCATTCACACTGCTGTTGGATATTACGAGTTGTATTCCTTACAGTCCAAAGCCGATGCATTTTTGAACGCCCCTGGTGCCGATGCATTCAGCGTTTTTATCAGAGACCATATCCCCTATCAATATCTTAATCCTGATTATGCCATGGCAGTAGAAAGCATTAAATCAAACTGGTATGCTCATGGCGATAGCCCTATGATTATTGAACAGGCACGTCAGGCAATTGACGAATACATTCGTTTCAAAACCAATATACCAACTGTTGGCGCTTCCGGTGCTGTGTATGGTGTTCTCATGGCATTTGGAATACTTTTTCCAAACACTTTAATTTATCTTTACTTTTTTATTCCGCTCAAAGCAAAATATTTAGTACTCATTATTGGTGGCATAGAGTTGTATTCCGCCTGGCAAAGCAACCCAACAGATAATGTAGCACATTTTGCACATCTTGGAGGTATGCTTTTCGGATATTTATTACTTCGCTATTGGCAGAAAAATAATAGGTCACAACTTTTCTGAACATGCTTCATAATGTGAAAAGTAATTACAAGTCGCTCGATATGCTGCAAAAGATTATTGTAGTCAATGCAATTATCTATTTGTTTGTCAATTTGGGTGATGTCGTACTGCGACTTTTTAATTTTCCTGACGGCACTGTAAGTGGCTTTTTGACCGACTGGCTGGCTGTCCCTTCATCAGTAAAATCATTAATTTATCGCCCATGGACATTAATTACCTATAGTTTCTATCACGAAAATTTTCTTCACATTCTGTTTAATATGTTGTGGTTGTTTTTTATGGGCCGTCTTTTTACAGAATACCTTGGTGAAAAAAAAATATTACCACTTTATCTTGTTGGAGGCTTGTGTGGTTCTCTGTTGTTTATTTCATTTTACAATCTTTTTCCACTCTTCAGTCGCGAAGTTGACATTGCTGTTGCCTTAGGTGCTTCTGCAAGTGTTCTTGCCATAACTGTTGCCATTGCAACTTTATTACCTGATTACGAAGTAGCACTTTTTCTGCCGCAATGGCGAGTAAAGTTGAAATATATTGCTATTGCACTTTTTGTAATTGACCTTTTAAGTATTACAGGCAATAATGCAGGTGGAAACATTGCTCATATTGGTGGTGCTATTTTTGGTTTCATCTATATCAAACAATTAAAGAAAGGTCGTGATTTGACAGGTGGACTTCAACGCCTGATTGACAGGATTACCCAAAAGAAAAAACCTTCAATCAAAGTTGTTTTTCGCAAAGATGCTTCTGACGAATCGTATCACAACAAAAAGGCAAACAATCAGGAAACCATTGATAAAATTCTGGATAAAATAAGCCGCTCAGGCTATGCAAGCCTCACTAACGAAGAAAAAGAACTTCTTTTTAAAGCAAGTAAAAATCAGGATTAATGTTCAAATCTGCTCTTAACCTGGTGCTATGGCTAATTACCATTGCCGTGGCTGTTGTTACCTCCTTTGCTGTAGCCGCAGCATATATTAGTCCTGCAAAAATCTGGTTCCTTGCACTATTCGGGCTTATATTTATTTATCTCTATCTGATTGCAATAATCTGGATGCTGATTTTATCTTTCAGACATAAAAAAATGATACCGGTTGTTCTGATTCCATTGCTGGCAGGCTTACCTACTTTTGTTGCTCATTGGAATTATTCTTTGTCAAATCAAAAAGCTTCCGGAGAAAACACAATAAAAATTCTTTCTTTTAATGTGCGTGTATTTGATCTTTACAATTGGACACATAATCTGGAAACAAGAAGAAACATTTTTAACTTTCTTAAAAAAAGCGATGCAGGTATTTATTGTTTTCAAGAATACTATACAAGTAAATTGGCACCATTTAACAATACCGATTCTTTAAAATCATTGTTAAAAATTACCAATGTTCATGCCCTGCTACCCATTATAGAACGCGATTCTGATGAATGGGGTATAACTACATTCAGTAAATATCCGATGCTTAACAAAGAAACCGTATTTACAGATAAAGAATCTGCCAATGGATGTATTGCAACCGATTTGTTGATTGGAAACGACACAGTGAGAGTTTACAATATACACTTGCAATCTGTTAGATTGGCAAAAAACGACTATATCTTTGTGAGTGAATTCAACAATAAAGACAACATTCAGAAAATGAGTGGCTCGAAGCAAATATTTCAGCGTTTGAAAAAGGCATTTATTAAAAGAGCCCATCAGGTGGAACAAGTTACTGCTCATATAAAGGCCTGCCCCTATAAAGTAATTATTGCCGGTGATTTTAATGACACGCCTGCCTCCTTTGCCTACAACCAAATAAGCAATGGACTTACAGATAGTTTTCTTAGCTGTGGAAAAGGGCTGTCATCAACTTATGCAGGCATTTTTCCGGGACTAAGAATTGATTATATTTTACACAGTAAAGACATTAAAACCATAGACTATATTCGACCATTAGTACATTTGTCAGACCATTACCCTGTTATTTCTACTTTAAATTTTTAATATTCGGATATATGAATTTGTAAATTATTTTTTTACTTTTGGAACAATTCTAATTTTCATTGACATAACCAAACTTTATTTACTAACTAAACTGATTAATATTTTTCAATTATGCGAGTAAAAATTTCATTCACCCGCGACAATACTACAGGAAATAGTATTCCATTGCATCATCAAAAACTAATTTATGACAGTATAAAAACTGTTGTTCATGATGTAGGTGGCAACATGAATCAGCTAAGTTTTTCATCACTTAAAGGAACCTCAAAAATTCAAAATGGATTCATGAAGTTTTTATCATCTAAAATTACTTTAGTAATATCAAGTAGTAATGATGACTTAATAACTAAACTCAGCAACAGAATATTTGAGAAAAATTTTCTTCCAATAGGCAGGATGAATTTACTGCCAAAAGGCAAAGAAGTCAC
This portion of the Bacteroidia bacterium genome encodes:
- a CDS encoding rhomboid family intramembrane serine protease, whose translation is MQEFRPSSFKLLPDVIKNIMIVSALAFFADLALNKIGFDLNAFAGLYLPASEHFHWWQYLSYMFLHGSLTHIFLNMFAFWMFGGILENLWGPKRFLIFFLVTGLGAAFIHTAVGYYELYSLQSKADAFLNAPGADAFSVFIRDHIPYQYLNPDYAMAVESIKSNWYAHGDSPMIIEQARQAIDEYIRFKTNIPTVGASGAVYGVLMAFGILFPNTLIYLYFFIPLKAKYLVLIIGGIELYSAWQSNPTDNVAHFAHLGGMLFGYLLLRYWQKNNRSQLF
- a CDS encoding rhomboid family intramembrane serine protease, with the translated sequence MKSNYKSLDMLQKIIVVNAIIYLFVNLGDVVLRLFNFPDGTVSGFLTDWLAVPSSVKSLIYRPWTLITYSFYHENFLHILFNMLWLFFMGRLFTEYLGEKKILPLYLVGGLCGSLLFISFYNLFPLFSREVDIAVALGASASVLAITVAIATLLPDYEVALFLPQWRVKLKYIAIALFVIDLLSITGNNAGGNIAHIGGAIFGFIYIKQLKKGRDLTGGLQRLIDRITQKKKPSIKVVFRKDASDESYHNKKANNQETIDKILDKISRSGYASLTNEEKELLFKASKNQD
- a CDS encoding endonuclease/exonuclease/phosphatase family protein, with the protein product MFKSALNLVLWLITIAVAVVTSFAVAAAYISPAKIWFLALFGLIFIYLYLIAIIWMLILSFRHKKMIPVVLIPLLAGLPTFVAHWNYSLSNQKASGENTIKILSFNVRVFDLYNWTHNLETRRNIFNFLKKSDAGIYCFQEYYTSKLAPFNNTDSLKSLLKITNVHALLPIIERDSDEWGITTFSKYPMLNKETVFTDKESANGCIATDLLIGNDTVRVYNIHLQSVRLAKNDYIFVSEFNNKDNIQKMSGSKQIFQRLKKAFIKRAHQVEQVTAHIKACPYKVIIAGDFNDTPASFAYNQISNGLTDSFLSCGKGLSSTYAGIFPGLRIDYILHSKDIKTIDYIRPLVHLSDHYPVISTLNF